ACCAAACTATTAGTCAATGTGAAAAAAGCGGCAACATCGGAGTTTTTCTTTGCTACGGCAACAAGAGCTAATTGTAGTTGATGAGCAAAACAATGAACATAAAATGCACAACTTTCTTcatccaaaattttttttttaaggccaTTGAACTCACCTCTCATATTACTCGCACCATCATAACCTTGACCTCGTAGGTTGGAGTAGCTCAAGTCATGTAGTTTCAAGAACTCATCAATGGACTCCTTTAGTTTACTTGAAGTTGTTTCGGTAACATGTTGGACTCCCACGAACCTTTCTATTACTTGACCTTTGTTGTCCACATAACGCAAAATCACCGCCATTTGCTCCTTTGTTGAAATATCACGTGATTCATCTACCATTATAGAAAAGAATTTACTCTCTTTCACTTCTTTCATAATAGCCTTAATAGTTTCGAAGGCACATGAATTGACAATATCTTTTTGAATTGAAGGAGCTATTAGCTTGAGATTTCCCGGAGCATTTTCCAACACAACTTCCTTTATTTTCTCATCATGATTTGCAAGGAATTGCAAGAGCTCTAAATAATTCCCCCTATTATTCGAAGTGACACTTTCATCACGGCCACGAAAAGGAAGGCCTTGTCGCAACAAGAACTTAGTGCAATCTATTGATGCATTCAAGCAAAGACGATATTTCATACACTCTTCTTCTGATTGTTTGATCACAACTGCTTCAATATGTGTCTTTTGGTTCATTAGATAACTAGCAGCTTCTCTAGCTTTATTGTGGAAACTACCAATAGGACCAACATGTTTGTCAAAACATTCTCTTGCATTCTTCCATTTCTTAAAGCCTACCCCAGTGAAGGCATCGCTTCCTAATTGTGAAAAGTTGATTTTAAAGAGATAGCAATGAAGACAAAATGCCGCATCTTTAGATATACTATACTCCAACCAATCATATTCTTCAAACCACGAAACAACAAATCGTCGTTTTTTCTTTGCATGCAAAGTGTATGGGAACTCATACTTTATAGGCCTACAAGGTCCCATTTGCAAATATGCTCTGCGGACCTCATCTTGAATATTAGAAGGATAGTCATTCATTCGAATTCTTTTTCCCGGGTCTCTCTCAAGATTATTAAAATCGATGTCACACTCATTTTGTCTTGAGCTCGAACTACCCGAACAAGTAGATGGTGctattggctttggcttgaaaaatctttccatatttcttatttctaaactacacatttaaccaaaaacacaaaacatataccaatcaaccaataaacaaaaattccatctaaatttcaattataaaatgagtatacaaacataaaacacatcaacaatcatatcaataatagactaaaaatctccaccaatatctaatataatttaattgagattagattaaaataccaaaaaacttACTTGAATTTGGAACCAAATAGTGGTGGCTTGGAGAATTGAAACAAGTGGAGGTATAATATTAGAGTAATGTAATTATAATATTGGATTGGGTGGGAttagaaatttagggttttgggtgaaTATAAGAAAGATGGGGGGATTTGGGGGAAAAGCAGTGGAAGGAACGGGGAAAGGGAAGTGAAAGGGACAACAGGAAAGATGGCCCTTCAAAAAGAATATGTAATTGGTGCCTTGGTGGACCAATTTCAAACGTTGATTTCAttggtttaacaaaaaaaaaaaaaaaaaaaaaaaaaaaaaaaaaaagggccaaaaCACTGCGTTTTggactaatttttttaatgtcctgttttctttcttctcccctattttcttcttctcccctgttttcttcttctgcgTTGCAACCTGCAACAGTTGCAACCTGCTGCTGCAGCAACACAGACAGCCTGCACAGGTCTCGTGTTCGAGTACGAGGGGTCCTGCGGAAAATTTCTAGCAACATTTTAGGATGGCCGAggggtcctgggacctcccaGGACCCTCTGTAGATCCGTCCCTGGTGGTGAAGGAATTATGGTGGAGGAAGGCGACTAGGCTTGAGTTCGAGTGTGAGGGTCTGAGACTAAggcttggtttggtattgctgtgctttgaaaaaaagctgctgtgagaataagcggctgtgctgtgagaataagcggctgtgaaataaagccagcaaagtgtttggtaaacttttctgtaaaagtgcttttggaaaaaaaaagcagtatcatagtgtttggtaaacttttttgtaaaacagctgtgactgtgtgaaatgaccaaaaagggtatatTACTATatgtgctattaatttaattttcttaacaaataaaagtgaattactaaatatattttatttttagaagaaaaatatttatatactaTAAAATGTGCTATTAATTTCATATACTAtaaaatgttttcatgctttacTGACTATCTTTCAGGATAATTTTCATTTAATGAACCAGCAACCAGCAAAGAATGCATGATTTATGCACAAAAGAGATGCAAACAAAAGGGAGATGCAACGATTTATATGATATTATCAACTCCGTCAAGAACAAAGAACAAAACAAGGAACATTTCAGCAAAAGAGGGCTTGTATGCAAATGATTAAACATCTTTCTCTAAAATCTCTATTCCCTTTTTCTTTGGATCCCCTTTTTTCCAACCAGTTCTTATTAGCAAAAGTCTACTTGTTTTCTCTCATCATGAATCTCCCAAGTTTGCACAATTCTGTTTTCCTTTTAATCTTTTAaatttctacaaattcaaaactattggATCCTCAAATTCTCAATCATTCAATGTAATTATGTAACACTTCCACATTAGAGAGCAAAATAACGAAGGGATAAATATTACTCGATTTTGATCCAAACACAATCCAAGAGTCAACAGATCCAAActttaaacaaaattgaaaccctAACAACATCAACTCTGCGAAAATTTACAGAGCAAAGCGAAAACAAAGCATTCGTGTCATTGAATTACCGATTAAGCTCCGAATCCGAACCCGATCCGAACCAGGACTCAGAACTCAAGCTCCGCCACCAGATCGGTGGAGGTACAGCTTGCCAAACACATGAAGAGCCGTGACGAAGCCTATGAAGCAGAGGCTCATGACGAGGACAACAGTCGGGGTGATCTTCAAGCCAGGAGCGTCGTCCGTGTAGAACCTCAGCATGTTGTTTCCGGCACTGATCTGCCTCCTCCTCCGCCGATGCTTCCGGAGCCGGTGGAGCCTCCGACACGACGGCGACGCATTCCAGCCGTCGCGGCGGGCGAGCCCCGCGGAGCCATGACGCCGGGGCGCGCAGTCGCAGAGGACGACGACGACGTTTGGGTTATTCATATTTCATTAAACTTGTATACTGTTCACCCGTGTGTGGGTGAAAATAAGCTGCTTTTGGAAGCTGCAAATTGCAGCTTCTTCTCATCTCCtggttttgggctttttttcaccctcaactttgaaacaaagctgtttttcaaagtttaccaaacaccaaaaattttcataactttttttcatagtagctttttttttaatcacctcAATCCCAAACAGGCCCTAAGTGGAGCGAAATGATATATATTGATTCGGTTTGGTAtcgaaatcgaaaaaaaaaaaaaaaaaaaaaaccttatacAAAACCGAACCGACCAGCTTTTTTCCAGGCAGTGCTGGGTTCGTTTCGGTTTGAACATATAGAGAACTAGTAGGCCTGGTAATTCTTGACATGATTCGATAACTTGATACGACATAGcatgaaattaacaggtgtttaggttgacacgataacgaatcggatCGTTATcaggtaacccgataagcacctgttaagataacgggttggttcaTGTATACACGTGgataacacgatacacgataagcaaaatattacttttatatttttataaccctaaaaaaatattataataattatatatatatatatatatatattaatttaacaattttatacccctaaaaaccacaataattatatatatatatatatatatatatattaaattaaatattaaaaattggtgaccactGGATCGGCTTAAATTTTTCttaacatacaaaataaataaatttaaatctacttaataaaaatatatatacacacacaccattgaacttgatgggatacaaattctacgaaactaatttgaacgatccaaccgttaaacttgtttgtatattgacacatcccgaccgagatcagggcatgttggccgtcacgtggaagtgacgtaaccatgtacaccgtgcggaagctaaaataataataatagtatgaATAAATACAAACCTAGCTATACACAAGGTAAATAATAAACATGTGCAAGcctaagtgtgaaaaacaaagttcagagcacagaagacctagtgcagtccgggagaaacaatactaaataaacacacccaaaggtggtcctacactggtgataatctgtcagatatgccgtgaatCCCTCGAGAGCCACTGACAGagctatccaaactagaacctgtaggggcgcaaaacagaaagtgtgagtgggcaaaaacaaagcttttcaaaatcatttcaatatcaaaagtactaacccctcgccgtaaaacttgtatacttcccagaaaaatagaatacgcataatatagaaaacatgctcagaaaatATGTCATGTCGTATGcctctaaatagaatgcaagtacccaggtaatgtcaatcaaagCCATGTAATTTGTCAGCCggaatcacctaacgtgacctgtacggcagaatttagagctcaaatctccaattcactaactacacctgcacacgagtcggaaccacctaaagtggtatgtacgacaggactgggtgtaaataagtacgctcaagtgctacgatcacgtgaagactgggcgaattatcgcaggtcacctacgagtcgaaaccacctaaagtggtatgtacaacaggactgtgcacctaacatggatctaagatgagcgtatggtgcgggaggtgaacatcacgtgaaggactatgccctactataggcgggagcactaacaccggaggtgcatgttatgagctctctatgcatcttaATTCACTACTAAACacaacataaaccataacttacctgacacttacctgtgcgtccgcagcaccaaacacatatatatatatgcaactactaatgcataactAAATATGCAATTGCAGttcatggcatttaaaacatataaacgtttcatttcattttctgggaaaatcataagtatataggtatatacggaaaaccaaaagcctacTCACTTGTATGTAGaaaggtcgtaacccccttgcctcgagtgactgcactcgtcctcaggataggcctcacctatatgcgaaacaactataaaaacgttaattttaaagcacataaccaacattacgaaataacttctcatacaaagctcaaatggggtgtatgaatacaccaacgtgatctactcaacctcacgaacatccccatatttttaaaataattttttgacaccgcacgcgcccccacgcgctgcCCATGCGCAGGCACGTTCCTGGCATATTGACGACGTCAGTTAACGCTGTCaagaatattctgttaagtctaacagattccgttaacgccgttaggaatatttcgtccaaactaacggaatattccgtcatcttctccggccacactccggcgccgtcgccgtcgcctTCGTtggaaaatcgggaaaaattCTAAACTTAATAACTCGcttgtttttcacccaaatttcatgaaattggtaccaaaatgaagcttacaactagaggaacaaatccttaccactttcaagcactaaaaccaacggaacTCGCCGGGAAAACTCCACCAAATCCGGCGAAACCTACAACtcacaatcccgacgtccaaaatcttcaaacgaaccacccctagcctcctaaggacctcaccaagcttcctacaaacttgaaattcccaaaaacacaagaattaacgtgtgcatgaacagtaccctgataggagcatattcatgcgacttaaatggcttgttctcgtgcatttacgttatgtttctttagttattttagtactttaagctatttttgtgtgtttataggtccaaagggctaaaggagcaaaaagatgcattttggagacttttggagcacttttgggctaaggatggatagcttatgcttggagccaaagtgttggacgaaattgaagacctaattgaagaccaaagtgttggaaccttgttctctttagctttaggacatttaaaacctttcctaatcccaatcatgccatgcataacacacatccattctaacacattgtcattgcacatgcatttccttcattagttaattcacatgctccatacttatcatcaccactcattacttatcacatatcatcaccacttatcacttatcattcaccacttatcatatcatacattcatttatcacttatcataatcattcacttatcacttaacatatcatacacttatcactcataatcacctacaacatccacctacttcacctacaacatccacctacaacatccacctacttcacctacaacatccacctaatttacctacaacatccacctaattcacctacaacatccacctacttcacctacaacatccacctaattcacctacaacatccacctacttcacctacaacatccacctacttcacctacaaatgacatagccatatgttccctccactactcctataaatacccttgcattcattcatccaacatctcatttttcatacacaacacaccacaaacacttccattccttccctagccgtgagtttctttccattttctatctttcctcatccattttccaaaccactcctcatccatttccataatcccccaaacctcaccttagaccttgtgctacaacaacgaggaagaaaagagtgcctaaacgttcatacaattcaagtttgagttgttggaatgtttaggtgtttctttgatttcaaagtttaaatttaattctctttgttttgtacgtataagagtggaagagaagagtgcctaaacgttcatacaattcacgtttgagttgttggaatgtttaggggtttctttgatttcaaacttatgaggaactaaaccccctttagctagggggtgattcgaaactatgtttatatttgcaatatgaattgattacttttggttggaatttcataagttgtggattcaattcgtttaactgtttgattgataacgtatttatgtatgttcattgagattgcaagcttaattttcatgcatgaatatgatgcttataaacaatcgcgttaaacgaattcttggcataagtttcatgcgtattccatagtaacgaatgcctcgtcaatgtttatgatttccgttggacttaatgatctttgttgaatgtctctatcatgcgtattccatagttagggactttgattaagaataatttggttgtaatgcgtattccattcaatccaatgaatctagggaaatctgagagttaatttaagcgaacctaattaacttggagcattgagtttcataatttatcgaaagaccaaccgaaaatcaatcttgtattgcaagtgtaacatgtgtggagaagaaccccttggctattccatcatccatattttcatcacattcatatttacgtttattcgtattacaatttgcttagtttattaacttgttttgttatttcaattttcgtcaaatcaaacttcccccccccccttattttgttaagtcttaatcatttgatttgtcttattttatgtttttaaagtatttggagtcttttgaacttgttttgagtcttttaagtttgtcttagtgttttaaaagttagttttatttatttaagtcaagtgtttagcatccctagttaatccccggttagaacgatccctacttacatcattactacaattgtcacaaatagggtttaatttgtatgcgtataatgCTCGTATCAGTTAGCATGTTTGAACTGATTTAAAATGGATAAATGATTATGATCCATTAACACGTTGTTTTTTTCCACCCCTCAGGACATAGTGCGAACAAGGAGACGTTCAAATAGATGAGTGGACGTGGTAGTGAGGCTTTTCACCTACAGAGTTAGGTGActtcatttctttattttatctaGTTGTAATAATATATACATGATCGTACCTTTGATTATGCGTAACACTAGACTTATTTTTGTGTTAACTGTTGTATGACTACTAGAAGCTCTAGGTTGATGTGATAATAATGAGATTTTATCCATTGAATTGTGTCCCCCAAGTGGGAGGTTGTTAAGGATTTTGCTGGATAGTTTGAAATTATTGGTACCAAAgccctttttgttcaaatttattcacaccattattttcttattatgGCTTCCATCACTCAGTTAATGGTGTTTCGTCATCTTTGGATGAGGTTACATTGTTAACTTGGTATTGGCCAACAAATCACGGCCTTATAGCTTGTTAGTTAtctggtcggggtgtgtcacttatTGTGCATTCACATGTCTACTGGACTAGGTATCTTAACCCCAACAATGTTGTGAACATCCTCAAATGGAATGCCTTTAACACAGTCAAAGATGAATGACCTAACCACTAAACAACTATGATActtaggtcaaatgactactttgcattattgcAACTCATGAGCTCTTCTATGACATGTGTGCTAGAACTTTCTATTGAttgttgttcagtgtactcaacacgctaaatgacttgagactagttatACTCCCACTTGAGTTAACATatcacatactaaccttagtgATTGTCAATGCTAATTGACAATACTATGGCTAGGAATGTTTTCgaaatgaacataagagaaaggccTCGCTCATCTTAACGTACTGAGATCACTTTTCTCTTAGGTTGAATACGTTCCTTGGATTATGTTATTAATTAAACACAtgatacaataaatagtgatatacaataagctttgcccttccattaaacaaataaaagtttaagatGACAAGTATTCTAAAACCTATTACATCAAATAAGTAGCTTTAATGACATGCTTCCAGCACCTCCCAGGTAGCATCACATTCAACAAGGCTTACTTATTTAATCAGCCAAGTGAGTTACAACTCAATTGTTTTGCTTGAACATACCACGTTGAAGAATTTTATTTGGTGCCCACATGAGAAGGCCATCAGAGGAGATTGGCGGAAGTGTCAAAGATGCGACTATGTGAGAGCTAACTTTTGGTTAGAGCCGCGACACATGGAATGTGGGGTGAGTACGAGACTAAGGTGGACAATCCAAGGCAATGACCTTGTATGGACTGTAGTAACGGGGAGCCAGTGTGGGATAATGGGATTTCGTTACCGAAGTTTGGTGATATGGCTACAACTTTAAGAAAACCCAATTGCCAACCTGAAACTCATGTTCAAAGCTATATTTGTCAGCTTGTTAGCGCATACGGTCCTACAAGTCGAAGATTGGAATGCAACTGTTTAAGTAAGGTATCATGATCACGAAGAGTGATATTAACCAAGTGGATGGGAAAGGACCCTGGAAGGTCGTAGGAGGACAACCGTAAATGACTTCAAAAGTTGTCGTTTGGATGGCGGATTGGAAAGTGGTATTGTATCACCATTCAGCCCAAGGTAGCCATTCCATCCAATGTTTAGGTCAATTAGCGATAAAGCTGTAGAGAGAGCATTCAAGAGTGCAGTTCAAGACCTCGGTTTGCCCGTTGGATTGGGGGTGGTATGTTGAGCTTTTGCAATGGGAGGTGTTCTATTGCTTGAAGAAGGAGTTCCAGAATTCACTAATAAATATAGGATTGTGATCACTTATGATGGAAGCGGACATACCATGGAGGTGGAGGTCTTCCTTAATGTACGCATCTACAATTTTGGGGGTATCATCAGTGGCGAAGCAAGGATTTGCCGAGGTGAGGGGCGAAATTAAAAAGAGTACAAGGTTCAATCGAAGCGGTTGCTTTCACATTAGAGAGTGCAAAGTTTTGAGTTAATATTCATAGCAGAAAATAGTCTCTCTCTATCAAATCGGTTGTAAGCAATAATATCAAAGCCAATGTAAGAAGCTTAAATTGGTTTGGATTAGATCCTAAAAAATGTTAGACACTAGTCAAATAGTGGACTGAGAGCTAGCAAGTCTAGGCGAGATCTAAGTAGGAGCCTAGATGGATTTAAATTATCGTAAAATAAGCGGTAAACAATATTTACATTGTTTTAAAAAGTAATATAATATTTATAGATATTATGAGAGTTTAAGATAAATACGGTGggagtcttaaaaaaaaaaatacatacaagaataaaaaaattaaaaaaaagaagagagaaatgagttaataaaccacaaaaaaaaggTGGGatcagaagagaaaaaaaagggacaatACTTGGGTACTCTCTAGTGAGTACCCATTATACTGAACTCGTGAAGTGGCCCAATAAAAATAGTCCACCTGTCATATCTAAAATCTCCCAAACACTTACTACCTTTGTTACCAA
This Pyrus communis chromosome 6, drPyrComm1.1, whole genome shotgun sequence DNA region includes the following protein-coding sequences:
- the LOC137737320 gene encoding uncharacterized protein, producing the protein MERFFKPKPIAPSTCSGSSSSRQNECDIDFNNLERDPGKRIRMNDYPSNIQDEVRRAYLQMGPCRPIKYEFPYTLHAKKKRRFVVSWFEEYDWLEYSISKDAAFCLHCYLFKINFSQLGSDAFTGVGFKKWKNARECFDKHVGPIGSFHNKAREAASYLMNQKTHIEAVVIKQSEEECMKYRLCLNASIDCTKFLLRQGLPFRGRDESVTSNNRGNYLELLQFLANHDEKIKEVVLENAPGNLKLIAPSIQKDIVNSCAFETIKAIMKEVKESKFFSIMVDESRDISTKEQMAVILRYVDNKGQVIERFVGVQHVTETTSSKLKESIDEFLKLHDLSYSNLRGQGYDGASNMRGEFNGLKKKILDEESCAFYVHCFAHQLQLALVAVAKKNSDVAAFFTLTNSLVNVVGCSCKRRDALREKQQENLLKAIENDCLETGQGLNQETSLKRAGDTRWNSHYGALISLITMFSSVVDVLDMIVEDCYNDSVGEAKRLLKDLQSFEFVFLLFLMKSILGVTNDLSQALQKKDQEIVNAMALVKTCKEQLRCMRNDENFDLLVDKVSSFCVEHEIEVPNMDDLYVIQGKSLRKAPRKTNHHHYKVELFFEVIDFQLTELDDRFAEGNTELLICLVCLSPNDSFIAFDKEKLVRLAHMYPKDFTDRDRSALQDQLDIYIHFVRSDNDFSQLRGINELAKKMVEKGLHRTFAYVYLLVQLALVLPVATASVERAFSAMNIIKGPLRNKMGDQWLSDSLVVYIEKDVFSCIGNEAIMEHFQTMKPRRGRLN